A region from the Deltaproteobacteria bacterium genome encodes:
- a CDS encoding NAD-dependent epimerase/dehydratase family protein, whose protein sequence is MIESLRKRGFRVKAGIRRTAHARYFAGFHDVETITIDILDRQSLVRAMKDVDSVYHFAALVDAMASGDDLFRVNEEGTRKVWECAAASGVSAALYCSSAAVYGLLASSDQPITEDVRPKAVEPYGRSKLAGESIALEVAEKSGLPTIIIRPVGLFGPGEHTPVGVALRSAAFSSFLLARAVKDRKFSYAHVEDVSEAAAHLMHREGCEGQVFNVVVDNPISFDEAFEAYLRVLNRSGYPLGRAKLLGNVSVLMQKLPSITHLLSRSAGRLGFTVWRPEFFITYSSKKLLETSFRFKWARFEELLQSCMNDFAHC, encoded by the coding sequence ATGATTGAATCGCTGCGAAAAAGAGGATTTCGGGTAAAAGCGGGGATTCGTCGAACGGCTCACGCTAGGTATTTTGCCGGCTTCCACGATGTGGAAACGATTACCATAGATATTCTCGACAGGCAGTCCCTCGTAAGAGCAATGAAAGACGTTGACTCGGTCTATCATTTTGCTGCATTAGTGGACGCAATGGCCTCAGGGGATGATCTGTTCCGGGTCAATGAGGAGGGGACGCGGAAAGTGTGGGAGTGCGCTGCTGCATCTGGGGTTAGTGCTGCACTTTACTGCAGCAGCGCTGCGGTTTACGGTTTACTCGCGAGCTCTGACCAACCGATCACTGAAGATGTGAGGCCCAAGGCAGTAGAGCCTTACGGCCGTTCGAAGCTCGCTGGAGAATCCATAGCCCTTGAGGTTGCGGAAAAGTCGGGCCTGCCAACCATCATTATTCGACCGGTTGGTTTATTTGGCCCTGGCGAACACACTCCTGTGGGGGTAGCACTTCGAAGTGCTGCTTTCTCGAGCTTCCTTCTTGCACGGGCCGTGAAGGACAGGAAGTTCAGCTATGCCCACGTGGAAGATGTTTCCGAAGCAGCAGCGCACCTGATGCATCGCGAAGGATGCGAGGGACAGGTATTTAATGTTGTAGTGGATAATCCTATTTCCTTCGATGAAGCCTTCGAGGCATACCTGAGAGTCCTCAATCGATCGGGGTATCCACTCGGCCGTGCGAAGCTTCTTGGGAATGTCTCGGTATTGATGCAGAAACTCCCCTCGATAACCCATCTGCTGTCACGGTCGGCTGGAAGATTGGGCTTCACCGTTTGGCGTCCTGAGTTTTTCATCACCTACTCGTCGAAAAAGCTCCTCGAAACCTCTTTTCGGTTCAAGTGGGCTCGTTTCGAGGAGTTGCTGCAGTCCTGCATGAATGATTTCGCCCACTGTTAA